The sequence GATGCTCTCGTCCTCGGCACCACCCGCCACGGGGAGGGAGCCGTCGGCGGACAACCGCTCTCGGAGGGCCGCCAGGATCGGGCTGTCGGCCGAGCCCGAGGGAAGGCCGTCCGCAGCGAGGAACCTCAAGGCGTACTTGGCCTCATAAGCGGACAGGTCGCTGGCAGTCGCACCCCGGGACAGTCGGAGGCGGCACCAGTCCGAGGCGGCCTCGGCCCACCCGCCCGAGAACCCCGTCAGCAGGGCCGCGGCGGCGAAGCCATACGTGAGGTGCGAACCGCCGGGAACCGGTTGGACCCACGGTGCATGGGGCCACTCGAGGGAGGCCTCGGTGACGAACGGCACGGAACCATCCAGCCCGGAGGTCGAGGCCACCCATTCCAGTCCAGAGCGCACCCAGGGGTGCTCGGCCAGATCCCAACCGGCCAAGAGGTCCAGGGCCGTCAGCGTGGAGAGGGCCTCACTCTTCGGTGACCGCACATCGGGTTCGAGGCCGTGACCGAATCCTCCGTCTGGATTGCGGTACGCCCCCAGGGCGGTCAGGACGCCCTCGGTGCCGCCGCCATGGAGCAGCAGGTCCACCCGGCGGCGTTCGAGCAGCCGACCGTGGGTGTAGACGAACTCCTCGGCATCCGCCACGCGGACGCCCGGCGGCAGAGGACGATGGTTCATGGGGTTCAGAGCGCCCGGAGTACCGTGACGACCTTGCCCATGACCGTCGCCTCGTCTCCGAGGATGGGCTCATACGCAGAGTTCTGCGGCAGCAGCCACGTGTGGCCATCCCGTTGCCGAAAGGTCTTCACCGTGGCCTCGTCGTCCAGCAGCGCGGCGACGATGTCCCCGTTCTGTGCGTTGTTCTGCTGGCGCACGACCACCCAGTCGCCGTCGCAGATGGCCGCATCGACCATGGAATCCCCGGAGACCTTCAGCATGAACAGTTCCCCCTCGCCGGTCAGCTGGCGCGGCAGGGTCATGACGTCCTCGACCTGCTGGTCGGCGAGGATCGGCCCACCGGCGGCAATCCGGCCCACCAGCGGAACTGGTACGGCATCACCGTCGGCGGCCCCAGTGTGCAGCGTCCTCACCGTGCCCACCGGCGTGGCGGCCGATTCGGGGGCCGTGGCGGTCGACTCGGTGACGAGAGCCCGGCCGTTCTCGTCCAGCAGGACCTCCATGGCGCGCGGGCGGCCCGGGTCCTTGCGGAGGTAGCCCAGCTTCTCGAGCTGGCCCAGTTGATGGGTGACCGATGAGAGCGATGCCAGGCCGGCGGCATCCCCGATCTCCCGCATGGACGGCGGGTAGCCGTGCGCGGCGATCGCAGAGCGGATGGATCCGAGGATGATCCGCTGACGATCGGTGAGGGGCCGGACGCTGGGATCGCGGTGCGGGTCCGGGGCGGGAGTGGTAATCCGGGGGGCCATTCGACCATCCGTTCTTATCGTGTCCGTCGGTCTTGGTGAGATGTCTCGTGCTGGGTCGCTGGGTCTGACGGTACCGGAGTCACAGCCTCGATTCAAAGATATGTTCGAATTTTTCTTGGCATGTTTCGAACAGGCGTGCTAGACATGAGGTCGAAGCAGTCGAACACACGTTCTAGAAGGCCCGGGGATCCGGGAGGAGAGGCAGAAGAGCATGAGTACTGCAGCATCAGTCCACACCCGCACGGCCGGCTCCGACGGATTTCACCTGAACCGCCGTGGTCGTTTCCTCTTCGTGGGGTTCCCCGTCATCGTCCTGGCGGTCCTGGCCGCAGCGGCCGCTGTCTTCTTCGGCGCGCACGGTATGGCCCCGGCGGCAGCGTCGGGCGACGAGCCGGCGGCCGCCGTGGAGACCGTCACGGTGAACTATGGCGACACCCTCTGGGCCATCGCAGGGCGCACCGCCCCAGACTCACCCCGCAATGAGGCCATCCTGCGCATCGGCGAACTGAATGGCCTCGATGGTGGCGAGCTGCAGCCCGGCCAGGTGTTGTTCGTGCCCGCCGGAGCCTGAATCTCCGCTGACCCTGGGGGCGGTGGGGGGATTCGACTCCCTTCAGCCGGCCGGTAGGATGGCCTGGGTCCGTAGTGGGGCGGATCCATTGCTGATGACGGGGCACTCATGGGGAACAAGCGCAAGCAGCTGAAGTCTGTGGCGACCCCGGTGGCTTTCTCCGCCATTGGTGCCCTCGTGGCCACCGGCGCCTTCCTCTATCCCGGTTTCGACACCGCTGACCTCGAACTACATGATTCAGGCGTCTGGGTCACCCACAACAGCGGGGGATACGTCGGTCACCTGAACCACGAGTCCACCATCCTGGACGGTGGTTTCCGGCCCCCGATGGAGGGCGTCGAACTCCACCAGGAGGATGCCACCGCCCTCATGCTGGATCCGGCCTCCGGCGCCTTGACGTCCATTGACACGACTTCCATGGTCGCTGGCGACCAGATCATGCTTCCAGCCACCCAGGACTTCGCGCTCGGAGCAAGCGTCATCTCGGCCAGCAACCCCTCTGAGGGGACTGTCTACGCAGGTACGGTGGACCCATCGCCACAGATTTCCACGGACGAACCGCTCTACGAGGCCGAGGGGGCCGTGACGTCGACGACGACGGTGGAGGGTGAGGTGCTCGTGGCTGACCTCGGCCAGGACACCGTGGTCACCTTCGGGGCCGAGGATGATCAGCCTGGTGCGCTGGTCGAGACCGGCCGGGACGGCGTCGAAGGACTGTCCGGTCTACAAGAACCGCAACTGGTGGCCGTGGGAGACGTTCCCGTGGTGGTGGACCCCGCTTCCGGCACCCTCTCCTGGCCCGGCCACTCCGTGCAGGATGAGCGCCTGGTGGGTGCGGTGCCGCAGCCGTCCGGTCCCGAGGCGGAACGGTTGGCCTTGTCCACGGAGCGGGATCTGTTCACCGTGGCGCTGTCCAACGGGGGCATTCAGACCATGAGCGTCACCCCACCCACGGACACCTCCGCCGGATCGACCACGCCCGCCGGTGCCGACGGCGGTGTGGCGGCGACGGCCCCCGTTCGGGTTGCCGGATGCCTTCATGCCGCCTCGGCCGTCACCGGACACTACGTGCAGGACTGCGACGGTGAAGAACGGGATCAGATCGTCCCCATCCCGGATCTGCAGTCCGGCGCGGAGTTGGTCTTCCGGGTCAACCGCGACGTCGTGGTACTCAACGACACGATGTCCGGGACTAACTGGATGGTCCTGGACCAGATGAAGGTCGTCGCCAACTGGGACGACCTCGAACCGCCCAAAGGCGAGGGCGAGGAGACGGAAGAGGAATCCGACGAGGTCACCCAGGAGACCGCCCTGCCGGAACGGCAGGAGGAGAACAGGCCGCCCGTGGCGGAGGATGACAGTTTCGGTGTGCGCCCCGGTCGGACCACGCAATTGCCCGTCTTGTTCAATGACTCCGACCCTGATGGTGACGTCCTGACGGCTTCCCTCGAAGGCGACCAGCCTCCAGTGGGCACGGTGCAGGAGATCATCGACGGCATCGGGATGCAGATCGTCGTCCCGGAATCCGCGAGCGGCCGGGCCGAGGTGACCTATGCGGCGGATGACGGGCGCGGTGGCACGGACACGGCCCAGATCTCCCTGCGGGTGGTGCCGGACAGTGAGAACCGGGGGCCCACACAGGAACGCAAGGCGGTGCTGCGCGTGCCCGCAGGGGAATCGGTGACGAGCCAGGTCCTGACCGACTGGATCGACCCGGATGGCGACGACCTCCAGCTCGTGGGAGCCCTTGCCGAGGAGCCGGATACCGTCCGTACCCGTCCGGATGGCCAGCTCACGTTCCAGGACAATACCGGCGAGGCCGGACGCCGTGACATCCAGGTCTCCGTGTCCGACGGGCGCGAGACCACCACGGGCACGGTGCAGATCGAGGTCCTCGAGCGCGGTTCGGTTCATCCGCCGATCACCCAGGCGGACCACGTCACCGTCCAGGCGGGGCAGGAGATCACGTTCTACCCGCTCGAGAACGACACCGACCCACTCGGCGGCCAACTGCGCCTCGCTCAGGTGGCTGCTGCTGAGAATGCGGAGATCGACTACTCGGCCGCCGGGG comes from Citricoccus muralis and encodes:
- the lexA gene encoding transcriptional repressor LexA, which encodes MAPRITTPAPDPHRDPSVRPLTDRQRIILGSIRSAIAAHGYPPSMREIGDAAGLASLSSVTHQLGQLEKLGYLRKDPGRPRAMEVLLDENGRALVTESTATAPESAATPVGTVRTLHTGAADGDAVPVPLVGRIAAGGPILADQQVEDVMTLPRQLTGEGELFMLKVSGDSMVDAAICDGDWVVVRQQNNAQNGDIVAALLDDEATVKTFRQRDGHTWLLPQNSAYEPILGDEATVMGKVVTVLRAL
- a CDS encoding LysM peptidoglycan-binding domain-containing protein, which codes for MSTAASVHTRTAGSDGFHLNRRGRFLFVGFPVIVLAVLAAAAAVFFGAHGMAPAAASGDEPAAAVETVTVNYGDTLWAIAGRTAPDSPRNEAILRIGELNGLDGGELQPGQVLFVPAGA